In one window of Armatimonadota bacterium DNA:
- the hypD gene encoding hydrogenase formation protein HypD has protein sequence MKYVDEYRDPRAVRELADAINRMDVSRSCLMEVCGTHTMSIARYGLRELVAARAALISGPGCPVCVTAQEDIDWFLEAARLPGIIAATFGDMMRVPGSHSNLEQERARGADVRVVYSPADAVELARRNPDRQVVFFGVGFETTAPAVAMSVLEAKADSLANYTVFSAHKLIPPALKALVAAPELAVNGFILPGHVSVILGSKPYEFVAREHRVPCVIAGFEPVDVLQAVRMLLAQIADERAEVEIAYGRAVMPDGNPRARAVVGEVFDVADARWRGLGEVAGSGLSFNVAHRDFDARARFDVSPPPAVEPAGCRCGEVLRGVLAPEQCALFGERCTPRDPVGPCMVSSEGSCAARHRYARA, from the coding sequence ATGAAGTACGTTGACGAATACCGCGATCCGCGCGCCGTGCGCGAACTGGCGGACGCCATCAACCGCATGGACGTGTCGCGCTCGTGCCTAATGGAAGTGTGCGGCACGCACACCATGTCCATCGCTCGCTACGGGCTGCGGGAACTCGTGGCCGCCCGCGCGGCGCTCATCTCCGGCCCCGGCTGTCCCGTGTGTGTCACCGCGCAGGAGGACATAGACTGGTTCCTCGAAGCGGCGCGCCTGCCGGGGATCATCGCGGCGACATTCGGCGATATGATGCGCGTGCCCGGCAGTCACTCCAATCTGGAGCAGGAACGCGCGCGCGGCGCCGACGTGCGCGTGGTGTATTCGCCCGCCGACGCGGTGGAACTCGCGCGCCGCAATCCCGACCGCCAGGTCGTCTTCTTCGGCGTCGGCTTCGAAACCACGGCGCCGGCCGTCGCGATGTCGGTGCTTGAAGCGAAGGCCGACAGCTTGGCCAACTACACGGTATTCAGCGCGCACAAGCTGATCCCGCCCGCGCTGAAGGCGCTCGTCGCGGCGCCGGAGCTCGCGGTCAACGGGTTTATCCTGCCCGGCCACGTCAGCGTCATCCTCGGCAGCAAGCCCTACGAATTCGTCGCGCGCGAGCATCGCGTGCCGTGCGTCATCGCCGGCTTCGAGCCGGTGGACGTGCTCCAGGCGGTGCGCATGCTGCTGGCGCAGATCGCCGACGAGCGCGCCGAGGTGGAGATTGCGTATGGCCGCGCGGTCATGCCGGACGGCAACCCGAGGGCGCGCGCGGTGGTGGGGGAGGTGTTCGACGTGGCCGACGCGCGCTGGCGCGGGCTGGGGGAGGTCGCGGGGAGCGGGCTGTCCTTCAATGTCGCGCACAGGGACTTCGACGCGCGCGCGCGTTTCGATGTCAGCCCGCCGCCCGCGGTCGAGCCGGCGGGGTGCCGGTGCGGCGAGGTACTGCGCGGTGTGCTCGCGCCGGAGCAGTGCGCGCTGTTTGGCGAGCGCTGCACGCCGCGCGATCCGGTGGGCCCGTGCATGGTGTCGAGCGAGGG
- a CDS encoding HypC/HybG/HupF family hydrogenase formation chaperone, with protein sequence MCLAIPMQVVSVDGPRAVVEQGGARRAISTSLLDDVTIGEYVLVHAGYAIARVDEEEARRTLELVEQLAQPPASSEDGSRDDARGGP encoded by the coding sequence ATGTGCTTGGCCATACCAATGCAGGTGGTCTCGGTCGACGGCCCGCGCGCGGTCGTGGAGCAAGGCGGCGCGCGGCGGGCGATAAGCACCAGCCTGCTCGATGACGTGACCATCGGCGAGTACGTGCTCGTCCATGCGGGCTATGCGATCGCTCGCGTGGATGAAGAAGAAGCGCGGCGGACGCTCGAGTTGGTGGAGCAGCTTGCGCAGCCGCCTGCATCCAGCGAAGACGGATCCCGCGACGATGCCCGAGGCGGCCCATGA
- the hypF gene encoding carbamoyltransferase HypF has protein sequence MRARTRTVVKGIVQGVGFRPFVYQLARRLDLTGWVRNTSDGVIIEIEGERERLDEFLRLLRDNAPPASDITSVSAQDLPPEGERDFSIITSDGEERPEPVIPADIATCADCAREVGEETDRRFHYPFTNCTNCGPRFTIIQGIPYDRPKTTMSVFRMCSDCQHEYDAPTDRRFHAQPNACSRCGPRAALDGNTPAGADPAEPILHAGRLLAEGRIVAVKGLGGFHLACDARNADAVRALRQRKGRSQKPFALMVRDVAEAERLCFINDAQRRLLQSLQRPIVILRERPGGDIAREVAPSNLYLGLMLPYTPLHQMLFESAPPALVMTSGNLAEEPICHTNEQARSKLAGIADHFLTHDRDIHLPCDDSVARIVAGKPMLIRRSRGYVPRAIALPSDAPPVLAVGGEERNTFCMLVGDHAVLSQHIGDLDKVETLDYLEWSIEHLGELFRWRPEIVAYDLHPEYLSAKYALARTECKLVGVQHHHAHAASVMADCGVEGPVLAASLDGAGYGTDGAIWGGEFLLARLTDFERMAHLAYVPMPGGAAAVRRPGRMALAYLLRAYGDEGERAALDLTPHLDAQETRAAALQAHRGFNSPMTSSMGRLFDAVSALLGICTEATYTGQPAVELEMAAADVDSPQEAYRFEIDTSARPWQIDPTTIVRGVVDDIRRGAPPAEIAARFHHTVAALISEVCELMSRETGLTQVALGGGVFQNAYLLELLLKTLPTRGLEPLIHSQAPTNDGGLSLGQAVIAAAIQNQIMEHGRSRP, from the coding sequence GTGAGAGCCAGAACGAGAACCGTCGTCAAAGGCATCGTCCAAGGGGTCGGGTTCCGCCCCTTCGTCTATCAGCTCGCCCGCCGACTGGACCTCACCGGCTGGGTGCGCAATACCTCCGACGGCGTCATCATCGAAATCGAGGGCGAGCGCGAACGGCTCGACGAATTCCTGCGCCTGCTGCGCGACAACGCTCCCCCGGCGTCCGATATCACCTCCGTCTCCGCGCAGGACCTGCCTCCGGAAGGGGAGCGCGATTTCTCCATCATCACCAGCGACGGCGAGGAGCGCCCTGAGCCCGTGATACCCGCCGATATCGCGACGTGCGCGGACTGCGCACGCGAGGTCGGCGAAGAAACCGACCGCCGCTTCCACTACCCGTTCACGAATTGCACCAACTGCGGGCCGCGCTTCACCATCATCCAAGGCATTCCCTACGACCGCCCCAAGACGACGATGTCCGTCTTCCGCATGTGCTCGGACTGTCAGCACGAGTACGACGCGCCGACCGACCGCCGCTTCCACGCCCAACCCAACGCGTGTTCGCGCTGCGGCCCGCGCGCGGCGCTGGATGGCAACACGCCGGCGGGCGCCGACCCCGCGGAGCCCATCCTCCACGCCGGACGTCTGCTGGCCGAGGGACGCATCGTGGCGGTCAAAGGCCTGGGCGGATTCCACCTTGCCTGTGATGCGCGCAACGCGGACGCCGTGCGCGCCTTGCGCCAACGCAAGGGGCGCAGCCAGAAACCATTCGCGCTCATGGTCCGCGACGTGGCGGAGGCGGAACGGCTGTGCTTCATCAACGACGCGCAGCGTAGGCTCCTGCAATCGCTGCAGCGACCCATCGTCATCCTCCGCGAGCGCCCGGGCGGCGATATCGCCCGCGAGGTCGCGCCGAGTAATCTCTACCTCGGGCTCATGCTGCCCTACACGCCGCTGCACCAGATGCTCTTCGAGAGCGCGCCGCCGGCCTTGGTCATGACCAGCGGCAACCTTGCCGAGGAGCCCATTTGCCACACGAACGAACAGGCGCGCAGCAAGCTCGCCGGCATCGCCGATCACTTCCTGACCCACGACCGCGACATTCATCTCCCGTGCGACGACTCGGTGGCGAGAATCGTCGCGGGCAAGCCGATGCTCATCCGCCGCTCGCGCGGGTACGTCCCGCGCGCGATTGCCCTGCCGTCTGACGCGCCGCCGGTGCTCGCCGTCGGCGGCGAGGAGCGCAACACGTTCTGCATGCTCGTCGGCGATCACGCGGTGCTTAGCCAGCACATCGGCGACCTGGACAAAGTCGAGACGCTCGACTACCTGGAGTGGAGCATCGAGCATCTCGGGGAACTGTTCCGCTGGCGTCCCGAGATCGTCGCGTACGATTTGCACCCTGAGTACCTGTCCGCGAAATACGCGCTGGCCCGCACGGAGTGCAAGCTCGTCGGCGTCCAGCACCACCACGCGCACGCGGCGAGCGTCATGGCCGACTGCGGCGTCGAAGGGCCCGTGCTTGCCGCCAGCCTCGACGGCGCGGGGTACGGAACCGACGGCGCGATCTGGGGCGGCGAGTTCCTGCTCGCGCGTCTGACCGACTTCGAGCGCATGGCGCATCTCGCGTACGTGCCCATGCCGGGCGGTGCGGCTGCAGTCCGGCGCCCCGGTCGCATGGCCCTCGCATACCTCCTGCGCGCCTACGGTGATGAAGGAGAGCGAGCGGCTCTCGACCTGACGCCTCACCTCGACGCGCAGGAAACGAGGGCCGCCGCGCTTCAGGCGCATCGCGGCTTCAACTCGCCCATGACATCGAGCATGGGGCGCCTCTTCGATGCCGTCTCCGCGCTGCTCGGAATCTGCACCGAGGCCACGTACACCGGTCAGCCCGCCGTCGAGCTGGAAATGGCAGCGGCGGATGTTGACTCACCGCAGGAGGCCTATCGTTTCGAGATCGACACTTCCGCGCGCCCGTGGCAGATTGACCCGACCACCATCGTTCGCGGTGTGGTTGATGACATCCGTCGAGGCGCGCCTCCCGCCGAGATCGCCGCGCGCTTCCACCACACGGTCGCCGCGCTCATCTCAGAGGTCTGCGAACTCATGTCGCGCGAGACCGGGCTGACGCAGGTCGCCCTCGGCGGGGGCGTGTTTCAGAACGCGTATCTGCTGGAGCTGCTGCTGAAGACACTGCCCACGCGCGGCCTCGAGCCGCTGATACACAGCCAGGCGCCGACAAATGACGGCGGCCTGTCGCTGGGCCAGGCAGTGATCGCGGCCGCGATACAGAATCAGATTATGGAGCACGGGCGCTCTCGCCCGTGA
- a CDS encoding NADH-quinone oxidoreductase subunit B family protein: MQVSILKALSAKTLPKSLWVYHTNTGACNGCDIEIINVLTPYYDAERFGIKLVGSPRHADVLLVSGPVTRQVLPALKRLYEAVPDPKLVFAFGSCSVGGGIWYDSYNIIGGADKAIPVDYYVPGCPPRPEAILYGVAVALGLAPPKVEFKDLAQDVPSELVEAFRQSRERLEANAAARPKDPPRPER, translated from the coding sequence ATGCAAGTGAGTATTCTGAAAGCTCTGTCGGCTAAGACACTGCCGAAGTCGCTGTGGGTCTACCACACCAACACCGGAGCGTGCAACGGGTGTGACATCGAGATCATCAATGTCCTCACCCCCTACTATGACGCGGAGCGCTTCGGCATCAAGCTGGTCGGCTCGCCGCGCCACGCCGACGTGCTGCTCGTGTCCGGGCCGGTCACGCGCCAGGTGCTGCCCGCCCTCAAGCGGCTCTATGAGGCGGTACCGGATCCGAAGCTCGTTTTCGCATTCGGCTCCTGCTCCGTCGGCGGCGGCATCTGGTACGACAGCTACAACATCATCGGCGGCGCGGATAAAGCGATTCCGGTCGACTACTACGTGCCCGGCTGCCCGCCGCGGCCCGAGGCCATCCTCTACGGCGTTGCGGTCGCCCTCGGTCTCGCGCCGCCGAAGGTCGAGTTCAAGGATCTGGCGCAAGACGTGCCCTCCGAACTCGTCGAGGCCTTCCGCCAGTCCCGTGAACGTCTCGAGGCGAACGCCGCGGCTCGTCCGAAAGATCCGCCGCGGCCGGAGCGCTGA
- a CDS encoding pre-16S rRNA-processing nuclease YqgF produces MGQSPRAILAVDPGRDKCGIAVVSFTGDALAREVVSAEQLAARAQELARAYDITVIVVGDRTGADAALHALEAALPQVEATAVDEHRSTEEARRLYFREHPPRGWRRLMPRGLQTPPHPYDDYVAVVLAQRFLRGRGEQAG; encoded by the coding sequence ATGGGCCAGTCCCCGCGTGCCATCCTCGCCGTTGATCCGGGACGCGATAAGTGCGGCATCGCAGTGGTGAGCTTCACCGGTGACGCGCTTGCCCGGGAAGTGGTGTCCGCGGAGCAGCTCGCCGCCCGGGCGCAGGAGTTGGCACGAGCGTACGACATCACGGTGATCGTGGTCGGCGATCGCACCGGCGCCGACGCAGCCCTCCACGCGCTCGAAGCCGCGCTGCCGCAGGTCGAGGCAACTGCCGTAGACGAACATCGCTCCACCGAGGAGGCACGGCGGCTGTATTTCCGCGAGCATCCGCCGCGCGGGTGGCGGCGCCTGATGCCGCGCGGGCTACAGACGCCGCCCCATCCGTACGACGACTATGTGGCCGTGGTTCTTGCGCAGCGGTTCCTGCGCGGACGCGGGGAACAGGCCGGATAG
- the atpB gene encoding F0F1 ATP synthase subunit A — MHEEHGSWLAFLYEIEVGPLDVGPWHVGRVHLLPEWVPESVPFAVLCALIIGILCYVGTRRMGMVPRGLQTVMELAVNGITGFTQSILGEERGSYFAPFIGTLFIFILLMNLFGLIPGMKSATADLNTTASLAIIVFLASIYYGMKAHGVFGFFKHMVSDVLSLPWYLALPLAPFMLVLHLISMCVRPLSLAMRLFGNIMGKEVVLGILLGLATALLVLFKLHVTGFDVMGSHVALTAPPAFGAIGLLLSAAIMPLAILMGVIQALVFALLACLYLALETESEHEPA; from the coding sequence ATGCACGAAGAACACGGCTCGTGGCTGGCATTTCTCTACGAGATCGAGGTCGGACCGCTCGACGTGGGGCCGTGGCACGTTGGTCGGGTTCATTTGCTGCCGGAGTGGGTGCCGGAATCGGTGCCCTTCGCGGTACTGTGCGCGCTGATCATCGGCATTCTGTGCTACGTGGGGACGCGCCGCATGGGCATGGTGCCGCGGGGGTTGCAGACGGTGATGGAGCTGGCGGTCAACGGCATCACCGGGTTCACGCAGAGCATCCTCGGGGAGGAGCGGGGCAGCTACTTCGCGCCGTTCATCGGGACGCTGTTCATCTTCATCCTGCTCATGAACCTATTCGGTCTCATCCCCGGCATGAAGTCGGCGACCGCGGATCTTAACACGACAGCGTCACTGGCGATCATCGTCTTCCTCGCCAGCATCTACTACGGCATGAAGGCCCACGGCGTGTTCGGGTTCTTCAAGCACATGGTATCTGACGTGCTCAGTCTGCCGTGGTACCTGGCGCTGCCCTTGGCGCCGTTCATGCTCGTGCTGCACCTGATTTCGATGTGCGTGCGGCCGCTGAGCCTGGCGATGCGTCTGTTCGGCAATATCATGGGCAAGGAGGTCGTGCTCGGCATTCTGCTCGGCCTGGCGACCGCGCTGCTCGTACTGTTCAAGCTGCACGTCACGGGCTTCGACGTAATGGGGAGTCACGTCGCGCTGACCGCGCCGCCGGCCTTCGGCGCGATCGGGCTGCTGCTGAGCGCGGCGATCATGCCGCTCGCCATCCTCATGGGTGTCATCCAAGCTCTGGTCTTCGCGCTTCTGGCGTGCCTCTATCTCGCGCTCGAAACCGAATCGGAGCACGAGCCTGCGTGA
- a CDS encoding ATP synthase subunit I: MADTELGPGLFRGIYVTAGITLATLAAVCWAVWGRRAAAGMAAGGLVSIGVLVSWQWLAAWVVADAGSKVKRRLVLAWPLKYAVIGGILYVLLRWDVVNVFALIAGLGLIQAVIFGRVLLGARPLLTPSPKDGD; this comes from the coding sequence ATGGCCGACACGGAACTGGGCCCAGGGCTTTTTCGCGGCATATATGTCACAGCGGGGATTACGCTGGCGACGCTGGCGGCGGTGTGCTGGGCGGTGTGGGGCCGACGAGCCGCAGCGGGGATGGCCGCCGGGGGGCTGGTCAGCATCGGCGTTCTGGTGAGTTGGCAGTGGCTGGCGGCATGGGTCGTGGCCGACGCGGGGAGCAAAGTGAAGCGGCGACTCGTGCTTGCGTGGCCGCTCAAGTATGCGGTGATTGGGGGAATCCTGTACGTGCTGCTGCGCTGGGATGTGGTCAACGTCTTCGCCCTCATCGCGGGGCTCGGCCTGATTCAAGCGGTCATATTCGGCCGCGTGCTGCTCGGCGCGCGTCCGCTGCTGACGCCGTCGCCGAAGGACGGTGACTGA
- a CDS encoding AtpZ/AtpI family protein has protein sequence MGKDQRDIWRAAGLLSTVGMVLAASIFGCFLGGYALDRWLGTVPIFSIVGLTLGVAAGFWEVIRIIRRFAKYF, from the coding sequence GTGGGCAAGGACCAGCGCGATATCTGGCGCGCGGCCGGGCTTCTGAGCACGGTGGGGATGGTCTTGGCCGCCTCCATTTTCGGGTGCTTCCTGGGGGGCTACGCGCTTGACCGGTGGCTGGGGACGGTGCCGATCTTCAGCATTGTGGGGCTAACCCTCGGCGTGGCCGCCGGATTCTGGGAAGTGATACGGATAATCCGACGGTTCGCGAAATACTTCTGA
- the recJ gene encoding single-stranded-DNA-specific exonuclease RecJ has protein sequence MRHSILGASWRNLTADPEHCACLTRELNLQPVVAHVLAARGITAASDAGEYLHGSLDDLHDPLVMRDMPEAVACLRRAVEAGGLIRVCGDYDADGVTATALLVRALRALGATVDYYLPHRVADGYGLNIPAIEQAAQDGVRLLLTVDCGVSAFDQLRRAQELGLEVIVSDHHEPPAELPPAAAILNPKRGDCAYPFKDLSGVGVAYKLLHALAADMKLRRGAERAFLDLVAIGTVADVVGLTGENRILVKHGLSALNQTRKHGVQALLRAASISPPVTSYNVAFGLAPRLNAAGRLDHAQAAAVLLMTSDPAEASNLAEHVCSLNTQRRDEERRILQSAEEMIRSSADLDRERMILLAAEGWHAGVIGIVASRLVERHYRPVVLVAIADGFARGSARSIPGFHICDALANCSSLLEEFGGHELAAGFSIAPDNIEALRSKLAAQAVEALRPEDLVRVMTIDAWADLSGLSLEAVEGINAMAPFGAGNPQPVIGLRNLTVESVDTCGAEGRHLRLVLREGDVATGAIWFSFGHVVAHLPPGTVVDACCLPEIDEWGGSRSVRLKLRDLALDQPLSDGPAATAAT, from the coding sequence GTGCGACACAGCATCCTTGGCGCGTCATGGCGAAACCTCACCGCGGATCCGGAGCACTGCGCCTGCCTGACCCGGGAACTCAACCTACAGCCGGTGGTCGCTCACGTGCTCGCCGCGAGAGGGATCACGGCTGCGAGTGACGCCGGCGAGTACCTCCACGGCAGTCTCGATGACCTCCACGACCCGTTGGTGATGCGCGATATGCCCGAGGCCGTGGCCTGTCTCCGGCGCGCCGTGGAGGCGGGGGGGCTGATTCGCGTATGCGGGGACTACGACGCCGACGGCGTCACGGCCACCGCCCTGCTCGTCCGCGCCCTGCGCGCGCTGGGCGCGACCGTGGACTACTATCTGCCGCACCGAGTAGCGGACGGGTACGGCCTGAACATCCCGGCGATCGAGCAGGCGGCACAGGACGGTGTGCGGCTCCTGTTGACGGTGGACTGCGGGGTCAGCGCGTTCGATCAACTGCGCCGCGCGCAAGAGCTCGGTCTCGAAGTCATCGTCAGCGACCACCACGAGCCGCCAGCCGAGCTGCCGCCGGCCGCGGCGATCCTCAACCCGAAGCGCGGGGACTGCGCGTATCCCTTCAAGGATCTCTCCGGGGTCGGTGTCGCGTACAAGCTGCTGCACGCACTGGCCGCTGATATGAAGCTCCGCCGCGGAGCGGAGCGCGCGTTTCTCGATCTCGTCGCCATCGGCACGGTCGCGGACGTTGTGGGCCTGACCGGCGAGAACCGCATCCTGGTCAAGCACGGCCTGTCGGCGCTGAATCAAACGCGAAAGCACGGCGTCCAGGCGCTGCTGCGCGCCGCATCGATCTCACCACCGGTGACGAGCTACAACGTTGCGTTCGGGCTCGCGCCGCGCCTCAATGCAGCCGGCCGCCTTGATCACGCACAGGCCGCGGCGGTGCTGCTGATGACCTCTGATCCGGCGGAGGCAAGCAACCTGGCAGAGCACGTGTGCTCGCTCAATACTCAGCGGCGCGACGAGGAGAGGCGGATTCTCCAATCCGCTGAAGAGATGATCCGGTCGAGCGCGGACCTCGATCGCGAGCGGATGATTCTGCTGGCTGCGGAGGGCTGGCATGCGGGCGTGATCGGCATCGTCGCCTCGCGCCTGGTCGAGCGGCACTACCGGCCGGTCGTTCTCGTCGCGATTGCCGACGGCTTCGCGCGAGGGTCGGCCCGCAGCATTCCCGGCTTCCACATATGCGACGCTCTGGCCAACTGCTCGTCGCTGCTCGAGGAGTTCGGGGGCCACGAGCTGGCGGCGGGTTTCAGCATCGCTCCGGACAACATCGAGGCGCTGCGCTCGAAGCTCGCGGCTCAGGCGGTCGAGGCGCTGCGCCCCGAGGACCTGGTACGGGTGATGACGATTGACGCCTGGGCGGACCTGTCGGGCCTGTCGCTTGAAGCGGTGGAGGGGATCAACGCGATGGCGCCGTTCGGTGCCGGCAATCCGCAACCCGTGATCGGCCTGCGCAACCTGACGGTTGAATCCGTGGATACATGCGGGGCGGAGGGGCGGCACCTGCGCCTCGTGTTGCGAGAGGGCGATGTGGCGACCGGGGCGATATGGTTCAGCTTCGGCCACGTTGTGGCACATCTGCCCCCCGGAACCGTGGTTGACGCATGCTGCCTACCCGAGATTGATGAGTGGGGCGGCAGCCGTTCGGTGCGCCTCAAGCTGCGCGACCTCGCCTTGGATCAACCGCTGTCGGACGGGCCGGCAGCGACGGCGGCGACCTAG
- a CDS encoding cation transporter, whose protein sequence is MAQDHLVEQGRTKAAAARLSVISNCILTGGKIAVGVAIGSIAVIAEGLHSGVDLVAAVMALWSVRKASEPADGSHPFGHGKFESLSAVVEGALILAAAAGIIWAAISRLIGAVHEVTTPLAGAVVMAISAAVNVAVSTMLFRVAHETESPALEADAWHLRTDVYTSIGVLVGMAGIYITRVAGLPGGHVIDPIAAIIVGLAIGHAAWDITWRGLQQLTDRMLPPTEYRLIEALLSEHYPQFVDYHRLRSRRAGSERHIDLHLVVPPDTHIADAHDLCDHLEEDIRRALPNVQVLIHVEPAGHEE, encoded by the coding sequence ATGGCCCAGGATCACCTGGTCGAACAGGGGCGCACGAAGGCAGCAGCGGCTCGGCTCTCCGTCATCTCCAACTGCATCCTAACCGGGGGCAAGATCGCCGTCGGGGTCGCTATCGGCTCCATCGCGGTGATCGCGGAGGGGCTGCATTCCGGCGTTGACCTCGTCGCGGCCGTGATGGCGTTGTGGTCGGTGCGCAAGGCGTCGGAGCCCGCCGACGGCAGCCATCCTTTCGGCCACGGCAAGTTCGAGAGCCTGTCCGCCGTCGTCGAGGGAGCCCTCATCCTCGCCGCCGCGGCCGGCATCATCTGGGCCGCGATCAGCCGTCTCATCGGTGCCGTACACGAGGTGACCACGCCACTGGCGGGAGCCGTCGTCATGGCGATCTCGGCGGCCGTTAACGTGGCCGTCTCCACCATGCTGTTTCGGGTCGCGCACGAGACGGAATCGCCGGCTCTCGAAGCCGACGCCTGGCATCTGAGGACCGACGTCTACACGAGTATCGGGGTTCTCGTGGGCATGGCGGGGATCTACATCACGCGGGTCGCCGGCCTGCCGGGCGGTCACGTGATAGATCCCATCGCGGCCATTATCGTCGGCCTCGCCATCGGCCACGCCGCGTGGGACATCACGTGGCGCGGGCTGCAGCAGTTGACCGACCGCATGCTGCCGCCGACTGAGTATCGCCTCATCGAGGCGCTTCTCTCGGAGCATTATCCCCAGTTTGTAGACTACCACAGGCTGCGCTCACGCCGCGCGGGCTCCGAGCGCCACATTGACCTGCACCTGGTGGTGCCGCCGGACACTCACATCGCGGACGCCCACGACCTGTGCGATCACCTCGAGGAGGACATCCGGCGTGCGCTCCCGAATGTTCAAGTGCTGATCCACGTCGAGCCAGCGGGCCACGAGGAGTAA
- the secF gene encoding protein translocase subunit SecF: MVELFRGRKWDLVGRRNYWFALSFVIIATGLYFLITNRINYGQALNYGIDFIPGGQLSFRVEQSFTQQEIAPALAGIRRDAEALGITAEIQIAGSPVGPKNEILMRTKTATTESAAMNDEIQDQAHRMLAALEKRYPGAELMSTEMVGPVISRELIAKAIWAVTIGLALVLLWIVIRYDFKFAVCAIAALVHDVLVLLGAFAILHREINSPFVAVVLTVVGYSVHDTVVIFDRIRENLRLRKGATFAETTNISLLETMARSVNTVLTVLFTVVALYFLGGTTLRDFALGLIIGMVAGTYSSIFNASQLLVWWKQREEPGRKPAAAGPATPPKRVEPERPVAAPVAAPESEEPAPASRPTPAAEERASSSSARSRAKSKKKGKRKRRY; the protein is encoded by the coding sequence TTGGTCGAGCTATTTCGAGGCCGCAAGTGGGATTTGGTCGGGCGACGCAACTATTGGTTCGCGCTCTCCTTCGTCATCATCGCGACCGGCCTCTATTTCCTGATCACGAACCGCATCAACTACGGCCAGGCTCTGAACTACGGCATTGACTTCATCCCGGGCGGCCAGCTCTCTTTCCGGGTCGAGCAGTCCTTCACACAGCAAGAGATCGCACCCGCGCTGGCGGGCATTCGGCGCGATGCCGAGGCCCTCGGTATCACCGCGGAGATCCAGATCGCCGGCTCCCCGGTCGGTCCCAAGAACGAAATCCTGATGCGGACGAAGACCGCTACCACCGAGTCCGCGGCGATGAACGACGAGATACAGGATCAGGCCCACCGCATGCTGGCGGCGCTCGAGAAACGCTACCCCGGCGCCGAACTCATGTCGACCGAGATGGTGGGGCCGGTGATCAGTCGCGAGCTGATCGCGAAGGCCATTTGGGCGGTCACCATCGGCCTCGCGCTGGTGCTGCTGTGGATCGTCATCCGCTACGACTTCAAGTTCGCGGTGTGCGCGATTGCGGCTTTGGTGCATGACGTGCTGGTGCTGCTCGGCGCTTTCGCGATACTGCACAGGGAGATCAACAGCCCGTTCGTGGCGGTAGTGCTGACGGTCGTCGGCTACTCGGTGCACGACACCGTGGTCATCTTCGACCGCATCCGCGAGAACCTGCGCCTGCGCAAAGGCGCGACGTTCGCCGAGACCACAAACATCAGCCTGCTCGAGACGATGGCGCGGTCGGTCAACACCGTACTGACGGTGTTGTTCACCGTCGTTGCGCTGTACTTCCTCGGCGGCACGACGCTGCGCGACTTCGCCCTCGGGCTCATCATCGGCATGGTCGCCGGCACATATTCCTCGATCTTCAACGCGAGCCAACTCCTGGTCTGGTGGAAGCAGCGCGAAGAGCCGGGGCGCAAGCCGGCCGCAGCCGGTCCCGCCACACCCCCCAAGCGCGTCGAACCCGAGCGGCCCGTCGCCGCGCCTGTTGCAGCCCCGGAAAGCGAGGAACCGGCGCCGGCATCCCGGCCGACTCCGGCCGCTGAGGAGCGTGCTTCGAGCAGTTCCGCCCGGAGCCGAGCGAAGTCGAAGAAGAAGGGAAAGCGAAAGAGGCGGTACTGA